Proteins from a single region of Orcinus orca chromosome 20, mOrcOrc1.1, whole genome shotgun sequence:
- the ATF5 gene encoding cyclic AMP-dependent transcription factor ATF-5, producing MSLLATLGLELDRTLLPASGLGWLVDYGKLPLAPDPLGPYEVLGGALEGRLPAGGEPLAGDGFSDWMTERVDFTALLPLEPPLPSGALPPPSPPPPDLEAMASLLKKELEQMEDFLDDPLLPPSSPPPTQPAPAPPLSLPLPLPTFDLHPTPAPDTLDLLATYCRSEAEQGDSGLAPLCPPQQPPSPPPQPSCPTPYPNPAATRGDRKQKKRDQNKSAALRYRQRKRAEGEALEGECQGLEARNRELRERAESVEREIQYVKDLLIEVYKARNQRTRPS from the exons ATGTCACTCCTGGCGAccctggggctggagctggacAGGACCCTGCTCCCAGCTAGCGGGCTGGGCTGGCTCGTAGACTATGGGAAACTCCCCCTGGCCCCTGACCCCCTGGGCCCCTATGAGGTCCTTGGGGGAGCCCTAGAGGGCAGGCTTCCAGCGGGGGGAGAGCCCCTGGCAG GCGACGGCTTCTCTGACTGGATGACCGAGAGGGTGGACTTTACAGCCCTCCTCCCTCTGGAGCCCCCCTTGCCCTCAggtgccctccccccaccttccccacccccacctgacCTGGAAGCTATGGCCTCCCTCCTCAAGAAGGAGCTGGAGCAGATGGAAGACTTCCTTGATGACCCACTCCTCCCACCATCCTCCCCACCTCCGACACAGCCAGCACCAGCAccccccctctcccttcccctccccctgcccaccttTGACCTCCACCCGACCCCGGCCCCGGACACCCTCGACTTGCTGGCCACCTACTGCCGCAGTGAGGCCGAGCAGGGGGACTCGGGGTTGGCGCCCCTGTGCCCCCCACAGcaacccccttctcctccccctcaaccatcctgccccaccccctaccccaatCCTGCCGCCACCCGAGGGGACCGCAAGCAAAAGAAGAGAGACCAGAACAAGTCAGCAGCTCTGAGGTACCGCCAGAGGAAGCGTGCAGAGGGCGAGGCCCTGGAGGGCgagtgccaggggctggaggcccGGAACCGGGAGCTGAGGGAGAGGGCTGAGTCGGTGGAGCGGGAGATCCAGTACGTCAAGGATCTGCTTATCGAAGTGTACAAGGCTCGGAACCAGAGGACCCGGCCCAGCTAG